A stretch of the Vidua chalybeata isolate OUT-0048 chromosome Z, bVidCha1 merged haplotype, whole genome shotgun sequence genome encodes the following:
- the LOC128802585 gene encoding butyrophilin subfamily 1 member A1-like codes for MAFFLKPRPCTWDLALDYHTAKQFEVDVTLDPATVGPEVILSEDLKEATWGRPQCQWPEGPGRFDTDPCMLGSKGFTSGRHYWEVEANGRFWAVGVARESVQRKGRVLFKPNTEIWGLQKYDELCVALTAPSNTSVPLLNGEIGVYLDYEVGQVSFYAVSSRQRIFTFPVASFSGERVFPYFCVLLSTIKLSPKG; via the exons ATGGCTTTCTTCCTCAAACCACGGCCATGCACGTGGGACCTTGCCCTGGACTACCACACCGCTAAACAGTTTGAAG tggACGTAACCCTGGATCCAGCCACAGTGGGTCCAGAAGTGATCCTCTCTGAGGACCTCAAAGAAGCCACCTGGGGTAGACCTCAATGCCAGTGGCCTGAGGGTCCAGGCCGGTTCGACACAGACCCCTGCATGCTGGGCAGCAAGGGCTTCACCTCGGGCCGTCACTACTGGGAGGTGGAGGCCAATGGGCGCTTCTGGGCTGTGGGCGTGGCCCGTGAGTCAGTTCAGAGGAAAGGCCGGGTCCTCTTCAAGCCCAACACTGAAATTTGGGGCTTGCAGAAGTATGATGAGCTCTGCGTTGCTCTCACAGCTCCATCCAACACCTCTGTCCCACTCCTCAATGGGGAGATTGGGGTCTACCTGGACTACGAGGTGGGACAGGTCTCTTTCTACGCTGTCAGCAGCCGCCAACGCATCTTCACTTTTCCTGTGGCCTCCTTCAGTGGGGAGAGAGTCTTCCCCTACTTTTGTGTGCTCCTCTCAACCATTAAACTGTCCCCCAAAGGCTGA